ggtggtggtggtggtgatagtggtggtcatttaatagtaatggtattggtggtggtgatgatttaatagtaatagtattggtggtggtggtggtcattttatagtagtagtggtggtaatggtagtggtattggtggtggtggtggtggtgatgatttaatagtaatggtattggtggtggtgttggtggcggtggtagtcaTTTTATAGCagtactagtggtggtagtggtagtggtggtggtggtggtggtgacacaagTGGGCAGCAACAGTGTCTGTTTGTCATCACagagggcgtggcggggcgagcatgaacaccaccacaacacagtcTTGTCCATGCTGGTGGAGGGCAACGAGGCAGCCATGGCCAACATCCCCGAGGTTTGTGATGGTCACACGCTGAGCCAGGATGGCCTGACGCCTCTCCACGCCGCGGCGCTGTGCGGGGCTCCCAGTGCTGCTGTGGAGGCTTTGCTGCGACGCGGCGTGAGCCCTCATGTGACCACCCCTGACAACATGACCCCCGCTGACCTGGCACGGCAGCAAGGCCAAGACTCAGTGATTAAGGGACTACAGCACCACCactgtgtacaggtgtgtgtgtgtgtgtgtgtgtgaattggaTTTATaactgaattgaattgaatttattgagtaaGGTCAGACTTTCTataaagtatggagcacagctctccAGCAAAAGAATACAGACACTATAGATTATATACAGAATgtgcataatattacataagaaaagacaaatacatacaaatgaaatacgctgtaagcaatggcaaaaaattaatataaaaaatgtgtatgcatatataatgatacatactgtcactaattaagaaattaaaaaaaaaaaatattgaggtgTTTTGCACACTGTTTATCTAAACATGCGTAGCACCATcctcaaaaacaaagataatttctttatcacatttgaacttatactttgcatgaacaaaacatatttgaattgtgttggcctatttatgtaatttgctatatacatattacctaacctaacaatttccaTATCAGTACAttcaaaaagaacatgaaatccttctccttctacctcAGCATTACACATGTTacataccctatcttctctactgacaccttaatacctaccaacatttacaggaagtctattattacaactTCTGAATTTAGCCACTAATAATCTGTCACCCTTTGTTAACTGTTTTAAATACTGTTCTCTGCCAAAATCTGTCTTAAACACCCAATAACTGCtacttaatgattttgtttcAAAATTATGATGCCAGGTTACAAGCCACTGATCTTTCAATCTCTGTTCCACAGCTTTCTTCACCCATCTTGAATTAGGAACATCTTGCAACAACCACATACCAAACATTCCACagtcattacaaatattctttatacaagctaaccatggagaagtataaagccctaacctatccagctgcaatagacattggtacattacataacacagtttagtatttttacctgaaattagcctagaccaataacctatcattgttttttttttctttatataaatatcaagTGGAAATACACCCGGTTCACCATACACCATGTCATTACAAGTATTCTCATGAACACCCAAACCCTGTTTTAAaaatttcatgtacatatactcTAACTCCCTAGCAATATGGTAACCCAAAATTTCAGCTGCACAAGTCAATATAGGTAACACCGTGGTGGTAAATAATTCAAGTTGTATATCCACTGGCAAGtcaaacttcctacacttacttATTAATGAGTACATTGCTCTTGTAGGTGTCTCTTTTAGCTCCAGCTCACCTTTGCAAAACCTCCCATTATAATTTAATAATACTCCAAGATACTTATACTCTGTCACTACTTCAATGTTTTCACCACCAAATTCAAGTTCATAGTTAAATTTTGTCTTCCCCTGCTAAGCACtactacttttgttttgttacaatttagcttcaatttccattcattacaatataaattcagagcaaccagtgcctgcttcattccatcctcactgtcacacaaaataactgtatcatctgcatacataataacaaatagtttaaggtacatgtttaagaaatcgtcaccaaaatttacataactgcaattatattcaattaatttactttcaatatcattcacataaaaagcaaaaagcaccGATGATAAATTTTCCCCCTGTTTTACCCCTACATTGCAAACAAAGGTGTCTGAAATCTCCTGGTTAAGCATGACACATGATCTGATATTATTGTACATATTTCTGATTACATTAAGAATTTTCCcttgcatctcttccttcacaagtTTACACCATAAACCTTCACGCTGTAccatatcaaaggctttcttgtaatcaacaaataaacatttCTCGATTTTAAGTTGTCTATTGTGTTTACTTTAAGTAAtgtacttttaaatttttcatttgccTGAAAAGCATCAAGCTTATATATAGGCTGGCCAATAATGTATACCTAtccaataatgaaatgtataaacctaggctataataaagtgtttaagtgtttaagtgtttaaacaaaatagctttctcttcttccacttaaataaatcaatgacacatttgaagaaaaaatatatgatccagAGTGGAATATCTGTGTCTGAAGCCCGTTTGTGTTTCATTAATGGTAGATAAGGTGTTTGAATAATCATTAAGTCTTTCATTAAGTATGGAGGTGAACAGCTTCCCCATGCAGCTAAGTAAGGTGATGCCCCTGTAATTACTAACATCCTGGATGTCTCCCTTGTTTTTATAGAGTGGCACTATTGTACCCACCAACCATTCAGCTGGCATGACACCAGTATCAagtacttttaatatattcatttaatATCATATCAGATGCTGgggattt
This genomic stretch from Scylla paramamosain isolate STU-SP2022 unplaced genomic scaffold, ASM3559412v1 Contig54, whole genome shotgun sequence harbors:
- the LOC135098307 gene encoding uncharacterized protein LOC135098307 isoform X4; the encoded protein is MLVEGNEAAMANIPEVCDGHTLSQDGLTPLHAAALCGAPSAAVEALLRRGVSPHVTTPDNMTPADLARQQGQDSVIKGLQHHHCVQIMGRGSDRERGLRKDERKKRKGKKGGRYKYLIGEQQLTQTVF
- the LOC135098307 gene encoding uncharacterized protein LOC135098307 isoform X3 is translated as MLVEGNEAAMANIPEVCDGHTLSQDGLTPLHAAALCGAPSAAVEALLRRGVSPHVTTPDNMTPADLARQQGQDSVIKGLQHHHCVQMMISANRKHEDPYSLEIHNAPPTLDTMARLERYIPPLYKVSKECVTMLRNKPIRGAPLDFTGVL